In the genome of Fulvivirga maritima, one region contains:
- a CDS encoding SusC/RagA family TonB-linked outer membrane protein: MKIRHLVNVNGFTKYFFIGCLLSCFTTVFCFAYGKNIQQVKSVKEVSVELSFDDNTLVEVFNKLERATTFKFSYFSDIDVESRFTMKKKRVTVADILLKIALRNHVSFRQVNNNITVYKSEPSKGNVEVIIADRTIKGIITDDNGDPLPGVSIQIKGTTRGTISDVDGSYTITVPDNQTVLVFSFIGMHTQEMAVGNRNVIDISLKSATQSLDELVIVGYGSQKKETLTGSVASIQTRELVQSPVSNISNSLVGRMPGLIAMQSSGEPGYDQSTLKIRGISTLNGGSESDPLILVDGVPRNFNQIDPNEIETVTILKDASATAVFGVRGANGVVMITTKTGVAGKPQISYTSNFGFQTPTQLPEMLNSYEYAKLHNEASENMGQTPYFSQQDLDLYQSGEDPYFHPSIDWFDFVLKDFSFQQSHNFNVRGGTDKTKYFISLGYFDQNGAYDVEDIQDSFSANPRYKRYNLRSNFDIDFNDNFSGSVKLGGQFTDSNYPGYGAGEIFFRILNSNPIMNPGIIDGKLISGVEGLPSSSGNPVSAIVNNGYQNNFTSTLTANVSLEHKLNFITQGLKVRGMVAYDNYYTHNVRRNKAMDTYRIIKDPDEPTTPIFIFEGNEAPFSFSESYGRNRRVYSEYAIEYNRVFGDHTVSGLALYMQEKYTAPGQEYNVPRGYQGLVGRVTYNYKSKYLTEVNMGYNGSENFPEGSRFGFFPSFSVGWVLTEEGFMPDSDLLSFLKIRASYGEVGNDKIGGARFLYLPSVYYTNSGGYHFGDQEGGSYQYYNGAQEGRLGNSNVTWERAKKTDIGLESSFFGDKLVINADYFMERRDNILAYLGTVPLIVQADLPPYNIGKVENKGFEVEVNYNNHIGLFKYWVKSNYSFAKNEIKYMDEPDRAYEWLRRTGKSVGQYWGLESDGIYNTEEELENAPTSSYTSELQPGDIRYVDQNGDGVIDDYDAVPIGYSRLPQIVYGFSCGFEFKGWDFSILFQGAERTSTYIDQMAAWAFDTDWRNATTKHLERWTPERYAAGEKITYPRVQLSPTPGDHNYRASDYWLKDASYLRLKNAEIAYSFKPASFAKLGIERVRVFANGNNLITWSEMDTYDPEAPEGRGEFYPQMKVYNVGVNVQF; encoded by the coding sequence ATGAAAATTAGACATTTAGTAAATGTTAATGGTTTTACTAAATACTTTTTCATAGGATGTCTGCTCTCATGCTTCACCACTGTTTTCTGCTTTGCTTATGGTAAAAATATTCAGCAGGTAAAGAGTGTAAAAGAAGTGTCAGTAGAGCTGTCATTTGATGATAACACTTTAGTGGAAGTATTTAATAAACTAGAACGAGCTACTACTTTCAAATTCTCTTACTTTTCTGATATAGATGTAGAATCTCGCTTCACTATGAAGAAGAAGAGGGTGACAGTAGCTGATATCCTTTTGAAAATCGCACTACGTAACCATGTCTCTTTCAGGCAGGTAAACAATAATATTACAGTTTATAAAAGTGAGCCCTCCAAAGGTAATGTGGAGGTTATTATAGCTGACAGAACTATTAAGGGCATCATTACCGATGATAATGGAGATCCTCTTCCCGGTGTTTCCATTCAAATAAAAGGTACCACCAGAGGTACTATCAGTGATGTAGATGGGAGTTACACCATTACGGTGCCTGATAATCAGACCGTACTGGTATTTAGCTTCATAGGTATGCACACGCAGGAGATGGCCGTGGGCAATAGAAATGTAATAGACATCTCTTTGAAATCAGCCACACAGTCTTTAGATGAGCTGGTGATAGTAGGTTATGGTAGCCAAAAGAAGGAAACGCTAACCGGTTCTGTGGCCAGCATACAAACCCGTGAACTGGTGCAGTCTCCGGTTTCTAATATTAGTAACTCACTTGTAGGTAGAATGCCAGGGCTTATCGCCATGCAGTCGAGCGGTGAGCCGGGCTATGATCAGTCTACTTTAAAAATACGCGGTATTAGCACCTTAAATGGTGGTTCAGAATCAGATCCTTTGATTTTGGTTGATGGGGTTCCCAGAAATTTCAATCAGATAGATCCTAATGAAATAGAGACGGTGACCATACTTAAAGATGCTTCGGCTACAGCCGTATTCGGGGTGAGAGGAGCCAATGGTGTGGTAATGATCACTACTAAAACCGGGGTAGCCGGTAAGCCGCAGATTAGCTATACCTCCAACTTTGGTTTTCAAACGCCTACTCAGCTACCAGAAATGCTCAACAGTTATGAATATGCTAAGCTGCATAACGAAGCCAGCGAAAATATGGGGCAGACTCCTTATTTCTCTCAACAGGACCTGGACCTTTATCAGAGTGGAGAAGATCCTTATTTCCACCCTAGTATTGATTGGTTCGACTTTGTTCTTAAGGATTTTTCTTTCCAGCAAAGCCATAATTTCAATGTGAGAGGCGGTACTGATAAAACCAAGTACTTTATCAGTCTGGGCTATTTTGATCAAAACGGAGCCTATGATGTAGAGGATATTCAAGATTCATTTTCTGCTAACCCTCGCTATAAACGCTATAATCTAAGATCTAATTTCGATATTGATTTTAATGATAATTTCAGCGGATCAGTAAAGTTAGGCGGGCAGTTTACAGATTCTAATTACCCAGGTTATGGAGCGGGAGAGATATTTTTTAGAATACTGAATTCTAACCCTATTATGAATCCTGGTATTATAGATGGTAAGCTTATTTCAGGTGTGGAAGGCTTGCCTTCTAGTTCAGGTAATCCTGTGAGTGCCATAGTAAATAATGGTTATCAAAATAATTTCACCAGCACCCTTACTGCTAACGTAAGCTTAGAGCATAAGCTTAATTTTATTACTCAAGGCTTAAAGGTGAGAGGAATGGTGGCCTATGATAATTATTACACCCATAATGTTAGGCGAAACAAGGCCATGGATACTTACCGAATCATTAAAGATCCGGACGAGCCTACTACACCTATATTTATATTTGAAGGTAATGAAGCCCCATTCTCTTTCAGCGAAAGCTATGGCAGAAATCGTAGGGTGTATTCAGAATATGCTATTGAGTATAATCGTGTATTTGGAGATCATACGGTTAGTGGCCTGGCGCTTTATATGCAAGAAAAGTATACTGCTCCTGGTCAGGAATATAATGTGCCCAGAGGTTATCAGGGACTCGTAGGTCGTGTTACTTATAACTATAAGTCAAAGTACCTCACTGAGGTGAATATGGGCTATAATGGTTCTGAAAACTTTCCTGAAGGTTCTCGCTTTGGCTTTTTCCCTTCTTTTTCTGTGGGCTGGGTGCTTACTGAGGAGGGTTTTATGCCTGATTCTGATTTATTGTCATTCCTCAAAATCAGAGCTTCTTACGGAGAGGTGGGTAATGATAAAATCGGTGGTGCACGTTTCTTATACCTGCCATCAGTGTATTATACTAATTCAGGAGGCTATCATTTTGGAGATCAGGAAGGAGGATCTTATCAGTATTACAATGGAGCACAAGAAGGCAGGCTGGGTAATTCTAATGTTACCTGGGAGCGGGCTAAGAAAACTGATATAGGTCTGGAATCTAGCTTTTTTGGTGATAAGCTGGTGATTAATGCCGATTACTTTATGGAGCGCAGAGATAACATTCTGGCTTATCTGGGTACTGTTCCGCTTATTGTTCAGGCAGATTTACCTCCTTATAACATTGGTAAAGTAGAAAATAAAGGCTTTGAAGTAGAAGTCAATTATAATAATCACATCGGCCTTTTTAAATATTGGGTCAAGAGTAACTACTCCTTCGCTAAGAATGAAATCAAGTATATGGATGAGCCTGATAGAGCCTATGAATGGCTTCGCAGAACAGGTAAGTCTGTAGGTCAGTACTGGGGTTTAGAGAGCGATGGCATTTATAATACTGAAGAGGAGCTGGAAAATGCACCTACTTCTTCTTACACCTCAGAGCTTCAGCCCGGAGACATCAGGTATGTAGATCAAAATGGAGATGGAGTAATAGATGATTATGATGCCGTGCCGATAGGATACTCCAGATTACCGCAGATTGTATACGGTTTCTCATGTGGTTTTGAATTTAAAGGTTGGGATTTCTCAATTCTATTTCAGGGAGCAGAAAGAACATCTACTTATATAGATCAGATGGCCGCCTGGGCTTTTGATACTGACTGGAGAAATGCTACTACCAAACACCTGGAGCGCTGGACTCCCGAGCGTTATGCTGCTGGTGAAAAAATCACTTATCCAAGAGTGCAGCTTTCACCTACTCCGGGAGATCATAATTACAGAGCTTCTGACTATTGGCTTAAAGATGCCAGCTACCTGAGACTTAAAAATGCTGAGATAGCCTATAGTTTTAAACCGGCTTCTTTTGCTAAGCTGGGTATTGAGAGGGTGAGGGTTTTCGCTAACGGTAATAACCTGATCACCTGGTCTGAAATGGATACTTATGATCCTGAAGCACCTGAAGGTAGAGGAGAGTTCTATCCGCAGATGAAGGTTTATAATGTAGGGGTAAACGTACAATTCTAA
- a CDS encoding RagB/SusD family nutrient uptake outer membrane protein: MNKLYTHRIVWLFSVLMLLLHGACNDDFLEKPESNDVTRDEIFSERIKALPFLWETYRTCVPLGFPYQWDRHNGMYASMMVGACDEGDVTASWTGSNNHNVGNVTPGYNGEDEFNQHFKGIRNANIFIENVDQVPDIPDGEKQELKAEARVLRALQVFDLMIRYGGVPIVTTVLSGDGDMYLPRDSYADCVQFIVDECDAASAILPNDYPSNYTGRVTKGVALALKARTLLYAASPLYNTATPYLSENRALTGYESYDEGRWKLAADANEAVLNWADQQGYHLIEEYDDPAENYKEAIETPQNAEIIFANQMNGWWSTGYLFFQAVMPTGIYTGWYGHGITLEHASKYYTTDGEDQSWPDSGPQSEFLEKMHAMEPRFQYSVMYSGSAFNDNIGVVNFYRRNDGSWSTNAPVNGVGYMKKFITKASSSGGQFNWTVFRLAEFYLNYAEALNESSPMDSRVFDAVNAIRRRAGIPEISSADPRYNSQDKLREAIRRERAIELAFEEHRFFDVRRWMIADQEGVMRGDFHGLNLYEQEDGSFIYRKEAFEERVWQNKLYLYPFPQTEIDKGYIVQNPGW, from the coding sequence ATGAATAAATTATATACACATAGAATAGTATGGTTATTTAGTGTGCTCATGCTCTTATTGCATGGGGCGTGTAATGATGACTTTTTGGAAAAACCAGAAAGTAATGATGTTACCAGAGATGAGATATTTTCTGAAAGGATCAAGGCGCTACCATTTTTATGGGAGACTTACAGAACCTGTGTGCCCTTAGGCTTTCCATATCAGTGGGATAGGCATAACGGCATGTATGCTTCTATGATGGTGGGAGCTTGTGATGAAGGTGATGTAACCGCCTCATGGACAGGATCTAATAATCATAATGTAGGTAATGTTACTCCTGGTTATAATGGAGAAGATGAATTTAATCAACATTTTAAAGGCATTAGAAACGCTAATATTTTCATAGAAAATGTAGATCAGGTTCCTGATATCCCTGACGGGGAAAAACAAGAGCTGAAAGCAGAAGCGCGTGTATTGAGAGCGTTGCAAGTGTTTGATCTTATGATCCGCTATGGTGGAGTGCCTATAGTTACCACTGTGCTTAGTGGAGATGGAGACATGTATTTGCCCAGAGACTCTTATGCGGACTGTGTTCAATTTATAGTTGATGAATGTGATGCTGCCAGTGCCATCCTGCCCAATGACTACCCTTCTAACTATACAGGTAGAGTAACTAAAGGAGTGGCGCTTGCTTTAAAGGCACGAACACTTTTATATGCTGCAAGTCCGCTGTATAATACAGCTACCCCTTATTTATCTGAGAACAGAGCGCTTACTGGCTATGAGTCTTATGATGAAGGTAGATGGAAACTGGCGGCTGATGCCAATGAAGCCGTGCTCAACTGGGCTGATCAGCAGGGCTATCACCTGATAGAGGAGTATGATGATCCGGCTGAGAATTATAAAGAAGCCATTGAAACTCCTCAAAATGCAGAGATCATTTTTGCTAATCAAATGAATGGCTGGTGGTCTACCGGTTATCTGTTTTTTCAGGCTGTAATGCCTACAGGCATTTATACCGGCTGGTATGGACATGGCATTACGTTAGAGCATGCTTCTAAATATTATACTACCGATGGCGAGGATCAATCCTGGCCTGATAGTGGACCGCAATCAGAGTTTCTAGAGAAAATGCATGCTATGGAGCCGCGCTTTCAGTACTCGGTGATGTATTCTGGCAGTGCTTTTAATGATAACATCGGAGTAGTAAACTTTTACCGTCGTAATGACGGCTCATGGTCTACCAATGCTCCTGTGAACGGAGTGGGTTATATGAAGAAATTCATTACTAAAGCCAGCTCCTCCGGTGGTCAGTTTAACTGGACAGTTTTTCGCTTGGCTGAGTTTTATCTCAACTATGCTGAGGCTTTGAATGAGTCATCGCCAATGGATTCTCGTGTGTTTGATGCCGTAAATGCTATAAGAAGAAGAGCAGGTATACCGGAAATATCATCGGCAGATCCTCGCTATAATAGCCAGGATAAATTAAGGGAAGCCATCAGAAGGGAAAGAGCCATAGAGCTGGCTTTTGAAGAACATCGGTTTTTTGATGTAAGAAGGTGGATGATTGCCGATCAGGAAGGAGTGATGCGGGGCGATTTTCATGGTCTTAACCTGTATGAGCAGGAAGACGGCAGCTTTATCTATAGAAAAGAGGCCTTTGAAGAGCGGGTTTGGCAAAATAAGTTGTACCTCTATCCCTTCCCTCAAACAGAAATAGATAAAGGTTACATAGTACAAAATCCAGGCTGGTAA
- a CDS encoding SusC/RagA family TonB-linked outer membrane protein, with protein sequence MKITIKNILKFMGCVALCSMGMVAYAQDAPPDTVDIVKEEKIGSQLVPVAYGVKERRAINGAVSYLDGTEMTKTLTPTLSNTLYGRVPGLTVMQGSGEPGYDSPSMLIRGLGTYNDNGFLVLVDGFEASFDQLSVEEIESVVVLKDAASLALYGIRGANGALLVTTKRGQQQKAKITFNARYGWQQPTRLPEFLGSYDYARLYNEAAINDGLEAPYSEEDLAAYQNGTDPYLHPDVNWYDEVLKDSAPISEYNVSFNGGNDNMKYFVLLGHMRNEGLYANTDEDRKINSNADFRRYNFRTNIDVKLSDAVRGSLDLGGRIEDRSFPNFNGPSLWQNMARYPANAYPVINPDGTWGGNSVYPDNPVASIIDRGYTSSHDRNLMATLRMSEKLDFITEGLTFHQALSDNNWHRGNYNKTKTYTYSELTIGQTNDGRDSLIYVTHGTETDFSVGDGSSDSYNYNDQYNRMNVQLALDYNHRWDNSGIYALLMYHQDVYTISGNNVPAAQQSIMGRISYDYKEKYYAELAYSYSGSENFPKGDRFGIFPALSLGWIVSEEDFLKDKTALSYLKLRASAGLVGNDRLIGNRFAYSHDFYYSGSYYYFGPNVTGNNSVTEGTIGNPDITWEKSMQFNFGIDGQFFDNTLGINLDAFYEKRHDVLASANATVPDYLGVDAPYENVGKVNNRGIELDINYQNSIGDFNYYVGLTGFYTKNKIIEMNEVVRPEDYLYRTGHPINAYFGLESDGFYQQADFDAQGELVDGLPVSTFAPVQPGDIKYKDLNDDGLIDQNDETFIGDPNAPALTYSLQLGAEYKGFYAQVFFHGIGERSVYLNGPYFWALVDENNIGTNALGRWTPENANNATYPRLTTQPNENNYRLSDFWLKSGKVLRLRNVEVGYTLPAHWLDGVKINSARIYASGVNLFTWDDVDRLDPENLGGYPVLKSFSLGARLEF encoded by the coding sequence ATGAAAATCACTATAAAAAATATATTAAAATTCATGGGTTGTGTGGCTTTGTGTTCTATGGGCATGGTTGCCTATGCTCAGGATGCTCCACCAGATACTGTGGATATAGTTAAAGAAGAAAAGATAGGCTCGCAGCTGGTGCCCGTGGCTTATGGGGTGAAAGAAAGGAGAGCGATCAACGGCGCTGTATCATATCTTGATGGTACTGAAATGACTAAAACGCTCACGCCAACCCTTAGTAATACCCTTTATGGTCGTGTTCCTGGCCTTACGGTAATGCAGGGCAGCGGTGAGCCAGGTTATGATTCGCCCTCTATGCTTATAAGGGGCTTGGGAACCTATAATGACAATGGCTTTTTGGTCTTGGTAGATGGCTTTGAAGCCTCTTTTGACCAGCTTTCCGTAGAGGAAATAGAAAGTGTAGTAGTGCTTAAGGATGCTGCTTCTTTGGCATTATATGGCATAAGAGGAGCTAATGGAGCCTTATTGGTTACAACGAAAAGAGGTCAGCAGCAAAAGGCTAAAATCACCTTTAATGCACGCTATGGATGGCAGCAGCCAACTCGCCTGCCAGAGTTTTTAGGATCATATGACTATGCCAGGCTTTATAATGAAGCCGCTATCAATGATGGTCTTGAAGCTCCTTATTCTGAAGAGGACTTGGCCGCTTATCAAAATGGTACAGACCCTTACTTGCATCCTGATGTTAACTGGTATGATGAAGTACTGAAAGATTCGGCTCCCATAAGTGAATACAATGTGTCTTTTAATGGAGGTAATGATAATATGAAATATTTCGTACTTCTAGGACACATGCGAAATGAAGGCTTATATGCCAATACCGATGAAGATAGGAAGATTAATTCTAATGCTGATTTCCGAAGGTACAACTTCAGAACTAATATAGATGTAAAGCTTTCTGATGCTGTAAGAGGCTCACTTGATTTAGGTGGAAGGATAGAAGATCGATCATTTCCTAATTTCAATGGCCCTTCTTTATGGCAGAATATGGCGCGCTATCCGGCCAATGCTTATCCTGTAATTAATCCGGATGGTACTTGGGGAGGTAACTCTGTATATCCTGATAATCCGGTGGCTTCCATAATTGATAGAGGATACACTTCTAGTCATGATAGAAATCTCATGGCTACACTAAGAATGTCAGAGAAGCTGGACTTTATTACCGAAGGTCTCACTTTTCATCAGGCGTTGTCTGATAATAACTGGCATAGAGGTAACTACAATAAAACTAAGACCTATACTTATTCGGAGCTTACTATTGGGCAAACCAATGATGGTAGAGACTCTCTGATATATGTAACTCACGGTACAGAAACTGATTTTTCTGTGGGTGATGGTAGTTCAGATTCTTACAACTATAACGATCAGTATAACCGCATGAATGTTCAGCTGGCGCTGGATTATAACCACCGTTGGGATAACAGCGGTATTTATGCTTTGCTTATGTACCATCAGGATGTATACACCATTAGTGGTAATAATGTGCCTGCGGCGCAGCAAAGTATTATGGGGCGTATCAGCTATGATTACAAGGAAAAATACTACGCCGAACTGGCCTATTCATATAGCGGATCAGAGAATTTTCCGAAAGGAGATAGGTTCGGCATTTTTCCTGCCCTGTCACTGGGATGGATAGTGTCAGAAGAAGATTTTCTGAAAGATAAAACAGCCTTGAGTTACCTTAAGCTAAGAGCATCAGCCGGTTTAGTAGGTAATGATAGGCTTATTGGTAACCGATTTGCATACTCGCATGACTTCTATTACTCAGGTAGTTATTATTACTTTGGGCCAAACGTAACAGGCAATAACTCAGTAACAGAAGGCACTATAGGTAATCCTGACATTACCTGGGAGAAGTCCATGCAGTTTAACTTCGGTATAGATGGTCAGTTTTTTGATAATACGCTGGGCATCAATTTAGATGCTTTTTACGAAAAAAGGCATGATGTGCTGGCCAGTGCTAACGCCACCGTGCCCGACTATCTGGGGGTTGATGCTCCTTACGAAAATGTAGGTAAGGTCAATAACCGAGGCATAGAGTTAGATATTAACTATCAAAATTCCATTGGAGATTTTAATTACTATGTAGGCCTTACAGGCTTTTATACCAAAAACAAAATCATAGAGATGAATGAGGTAGTAAGACCTGAGGATTATCTCTATCGTACTGGCCACCCAATCAATGCTTACTTCGGTCTGGAGTCTGATGGTTTTTATCAGCAAGCTGATTTCGATGCACAAGGGGAGCTTGTAGATGGCTTGCCGGTTTCTACTTTTGCTCCAGTGCAGCCCGGAGACATTAAGTACAAAGACCTTAATGATGATGGCCTCATAGATCAAAACGATGAGACTTTTATAGGTGATCCTAATGCGCCGGCTTTAACCTACAGCTTGCAGTTAGGTGCTGAATATAAAGGCTTTTATGCTCAGGTATTTTTTCATGGTATAGGTGAGCGATCAGTATACCTTAATGGGCCATATTTCTGGGCTTTGGTAGATGAAAATAACATCGGAACCAATGCGCTTGGCCGTTGGACACCAGAGAATGCAAATAATGCTACTTACCCACGATTAACTACGCAGCCTAATGAAAATAACTATCGCCTTTCTGACTTTTGGCTTAAGTCAGGTAAAGTGCTAAGGCTCCGTAATGTGGAGGTAGGTTATACGCTTCCGGCTCATTGGCTGGATGGCGTTAAAATTAACAGTGCTCGCATTTATGCCAGCGGTGTCAACTTGTTTACCTGGGATGATGTGGATCGTCTTGACCCGGAAAATCTGGGAGGGTATCCTGTCTTAAAATCATTTAGTCTGGGTGCCAGACTGGAATTTTAA